Within the Achromobacter spanius genome, the region CCAGCGCCCAAGCCGACTTTCCCAATCGCCCGGTCACGCTGATCGTGTCCGCCGCGCCCGGCGGCACCACCGACATCGCCGCGCGCCTGATCGCCCAGCCCTTGGGCGTGGCGCTGGGCCAGAGCGTCGTCGTCGAGAACAAGCCGGGCGCCTCCGGCGGCATCGCCGCGCAGACGGTGGCGCGCGCCAAGGCCGACGGCTACACGCTGCTGCTGCAATACTCCGGCTTCCAGGTCATCACACCCCACGTCACGCCCACCGCCGGCTGGGACCCCGTCAAGGACTTCGCCCCCGTCGCCAACGTACTGTCGGCGCCGCAAGTCGTGGTGGTGCGCCCGGACCTGCCCATCAATTCGCTCAAGGAACTGGTGGCGTACGCCAAGGCCAACCCGGGCAAGCTGAACTACGCATCGTCCGGCAACGGCTCGCTGCAACAGGTGGCCACCGAACTGCTGAACCAGATGGCCGGCACGCAGATCACGCACATCCCCTACAAGGGCACCGGCCCCGCGCTGAACGACCTGCTGGGCGGCGCCGTGGACATGACCATCACCACGCCCCCGCCGCTGTTGGGCCAGATCGCCGCCGGCAAGCTGCGCGCGCTGGCCGTCACCGGCAACACCCGCCTGCCGTCACTGCCCAACGTGCCCACCGCCGCCGAGGCCGGCTATCCCGACCTGATCGTGTCATCGTGGTTCGCCATGTACGCCCCCAAGGACACGCCCGCGCCGGTCGTGGACAAGATCGCCGGTGAAATCCAGAAAATCATGAAGACCGACGCCTTCCGCCAGAAAGCCGCCGAACAAGGGGCGGAAGCCATCTTCATGGGGCCGAAGGAACTGGGTGCGTATACGCAATCGGAACTGGACCGCTGGGGCAAGGTGGTCAAGGCCGCGAAGATCACGGCTAACTAAGTAGAGGCTTTCTGAAATGAGAAAGGCCGTTAGTGAGCATTCTCACTAACGGCCTTTCATTTTTTGGTCGGGGCGGTGGGATTCGAACTCACGACCCTCTGCTCCCAAAGCAGATGCGCTACCAGGCTGCGCTACGCCCCGAAGGGTGGCAACTATACCAGAATCCAGGCCGCCCGGGGCGCTGCGCGCCAGGCTGTGTTTCTGGGGCGCGCCACCTTCTTGCATCACCAGGTCAACCCAGCACGGAAATCAGCCGAAGCGGCCCGTGATGTAGTCCTCGGTTTCCTTGCGCGACGGCTTCACGAAGATCTGGTCGGTCTGGCCGAATTCCATGAGCTCGCCCAGGTACATATAGGCGGTGTAGTCAGAGCAGCGCGCGGCCTGCTGCATGTTGTGCGTCACGATCACGACGGTGTAGTCGTTCTTCAGTTCGGCGATCAGCTCTTCGATCTTGGCGGTGGAAATCGGGTCCAGCGCGGAACACGGCTCGTCCAGCAGCAGCACTTCCGGCTTGATGGCCACGCCGCGTGCAATGCACAAGCGCTGTTGCTGGCCGCCCGACAGGCTGTTGCCGCTTTGGTGCAGCTTGTCTTTCACTTCGTTCCACAGCGCGGCCTTGCTCAAGGCCCATTCCACGCGCTCGTCCATTTCACCCTTGGACAGACGCTCGAACAGGCGCACACCAAACGCGATGTTGTCGTAGATGCTCATCGGAAACGGCGTGGGCTTTTGGAACACCATGCCGATCTTGGCGCGGATCAGCGAGATATCGGTCTTGGTCGTCAGCAGGTTCTCGCCGTCCAGCATGATCTCGCCCTCGGCGCGCTGGCCCGGATAGAGTTCAAACATGCGGTTGAACGTGCGCAACAGCGTCGACTTGCCGCAGCCCGAGGGGCCGATGAAGGCGGTGACCTTCTTCTCCTGGATCGACATGTTCACATTGCGGATCGCATGGAACTTGCCGTAGTAGAAGTTCAGGTCCTTGACCTCGATCTTGTTCTTGACGGCGGTAGCGGTGTTTTCCATTTCTCTTCCCTTGGCTCCGGCGCGCCACGCGCGCCGGCAAAGCGATCTTTACTTGTTGCGGAACATGTTGCGGGCAAGGATGTTGATGCCCAGCACCAGCAGCGTGATCAGCGTGGCCCCGGCCCAGGCCAGGTCATTCCAGTCCTTGAAGGGGCTGGCGGCGTATTGGTAGATCACGACCGGCAGGTTGGCCATCGGCGCGTTCATGTTGAACGACAAGAACTGGTTGGACAGCGCCGTGAACAGCAGCGGCGCGGTCTCGCCCGAGATCCGGGCAATGGCCAGCAGCACGCCGGTGATGATGCCGGTCTTGGCGGCGCGATAGCACACCAGGGTGATCATGCGCCACTTGGGGCAACCCAGCGCCGCCGCGGCTTCCCGCAGGCTGTTGGGCACCAGCAGCAGCATGTTGTCAGTGGTGCGCACCACCACCGGAATCACCAGGATGGCCAGCGCCAGCGCGCCGGCCCAGCCCGAGTAATGCCCCACCTGCGCCACATACACGGCATAGATGAACAGACCGATGATGATGGACGGCGCCGACAGCAGCACGTCGTTCAGGAACCGCGTGGCGGGCGCGAGCCAGCCGCGATGGCCGTATTCAGCCAGGTAGGTGCCCGCCAGGACGCCAATCGGCGTACCGATCAGCGTGCCAACGCCAGCCATCACCACGCTGCCAAAAATCGCGTTGATCAGGCCACCCGTTTGACCGGGGGGCGGTGTGATCTCGGTGAACAGCGTGTAGGACAACGCGGGCGCGCCGCGGGTCAGCAGGGTCAGAATGATCCAGAACAGCCAGAACAACCCGAACACCAGCGTGGACAGGGACACCGTCAGCATGATGCGGTTGACCATGCGGCGCCGGCGGTACGTGCCATTCTGCATATTGAGTACGGATACAGCCATGATCTTTTCCTTGTGCTCGCGGCGCGTCAGGATTTCTTGCCTTCGCCTGCGGACAGGCGAACCAGCAGCACTTTGGCCAGGGCCAGCACGATCGTCGTGATCAGGAACAGGATCAAGCCCAGCTCCAGCAACGCCGACTTCTGAATGCCGCCCGCTTCATTGAATTCGTTGGCCAGCGCCGAGGCGATCGAGTTGCCCGGCGAAAACAGCGACCCCGACCACTTGAAGGCGTTACCGATCACGAACGTGACGGCCATCGTCTCGCCCAGGGCTCGGCCCAGACCCAGCATGATGCCGCCGATGACGCCCGACTTGGTGAAGGGCAGCACCACGCGCCACATGACTTCCCAGGTTGTGCTGCCCAAGCCGTAGGCCGATTCCTTCAACATGGCCGGCACCAGCTCGAACACGTCGCGCATCACCGCGGCGATGAACGGGATGATCATGATCGACAGGATCAGGCCGGCGGTGAAGATACCGATACCAAACGGCGGCCCCGCGAACAGGCCGCCGATGATGGGCACGTTGCCCAGGGTGGCGATCAGGAAGGGCTGCACATATTGCTGGAATACCGGCACGAAGACGAACAGGCCCCACATGCCGTAAATGATGGACGGAATGGCCGCCAGCATTTCCACGGCCGTGCCCAGGGGGCGACGCAGCCAGGTCGGCGACAGTTCGGTCAGGAAGATGGCGATACCAAACGAGACCGGCACGGCGATGATCAAGGCGATGGCCGAGGTCAGCAGCGTGCCGATGATGGGCACCACGGCGCCATAGTTCTGGTTGACGGGATCCCAATCGTTCAGCCACAGGAACGACAGGCCATACTTGGCCAGCGATTCGCGGCTGCCGTAGATCAGGGATACAAGAATGGCCGCCAGCAAAATGAACACCAGGAAGGCGAACAGGCGGGTCAGATTCTTGAATAGCGCATCCATCAGCGCGTTTTTATTTTGCTTCATAGGCGAAGGCGTGCCGGTAGTCACGGAGTCCGCCACGCTGGGCGGAAGCGGCACACTATTATCCATTACCGCGCTCATGGATGGACTTTCCTTAGGAAACCTGGGTGGAAACGGGAACTGCTGGGGCGAGCCGCCCCGGTTTTCTTGCAGGGCATGAATTCCGGGGCGGCTGCTGATGGGTTACGCGCGGCGTCGGGCTGCTTTCTTGTTGCGGCCCTCTCGCGCTACACCCATCCTACTTCCAGACGGGGGTGCCGTCGGCGGCTTTGATTTCGCCCCAGGCGGCGCGGATTTGCGTGGTCACGGCTTCCGGCAGCGGTACGTAGTCCAGATCCGCGGCCGACTTGGCGCCGTTCTTGAACGCCCAGTCAAAGAAGTCCAGCACGGCCTTGCCTTGCGCCGGCTTGGCTTGCGACTTGTGGATCAGGATGAAGGTGGCGGCGGTGACGGGCCACGAATCGGCACCCGGTTCGTTGGTCAGGATCACGCCCATGCCAGGTGCGCTCTTCCAGTCGGCGTTGGCGGCCGCGGCAGCGAATGCCGACTGCTCGGGCTGGACGAACTTGCCGTCCTTGTTCTGCAGTTGCGTCCAGGCCAGCTTGTTCTGCTTGGCGTAGGCGTATTCCACATAGCCGATCGAGTTCTTCAGTTGGCCCACGTAGGCGGCGACGCCTTCGTTGCCCTTGCCGCCTTGGCCGGTGGGCCACTTGACGGCCTTGCCTTCACCGACTTGCGACTTCCAGTCAGCCGACACCTTGGACAGGTAGTTGGTCCAGCCGAAGGTCGTGCCCGAGCCATCCGAACGGTGCACGACGATGATGTCGGCCGAAGGCAGCTTCACGTCGGGGTTCAGCGCCTTGATGGCGTTGTCGTCCCACTTCTTGATCTTGCCCAGGAAGATGTCAGCCAGCACGGTGCCCGACAGCTTCAGCTTGCCCGGTTCCACGCCGTCGATGTGCACGACGGGCACTGTGCCGCCGATCACGGCGGGGAACTGCAGCAGGCCGTTCTTTTCCAGGTCAGCCGCCTTCATGGGATCGTCCGAAGCGCCGAAATCGACGGTCTTGGCGATGATCTGTTGCTGGCCGCCGCCCGAACCGATCGACTGGTAGTTGATGGCGTTGTTGGTGGCCGCCTTGTAGTCCGACGCCCACTTGGCGTAGACCGGGTACGGGAACGAGGCGCCGGCGCCGGTCACGTTGGCGGCTTGCACGGCAAATACAGCGGCGCTCAGCGCGACGCCCACGG harbors:
- the pstA gene encoding phosphate ABC transporter permease PstA, translating into MAVSVLNMQNGTYRRRRMVNRIMLTVSLSTLVFGLFWLFWIILTLLTRGAPALSYTLFTEITPPPGQTGGLINAIFGSVVMAGVGTLIGTPIGVLAGTYLAEYGHRGWLAPATRFLNDVLLSAPSIIIGLFIYAVYVAQVGHYSGWAGALALAILVIPVVVRTTDNMLLLVPNSLREAAAALGCPKWRMITLVCYRAAKTGIITGVLLAIARISGETAPLLFTALSNQFLSFNMNAPMANLPVVIYQYAASPFKDWNDLAWAGATLITLLVLGINILARNMFRNK
- the pstB gene encoding phosphate ABC transporter ATP-binding protein PstB, translated to MENTATAVKNKIEVKDLNFYYGKFHAIRNVNMSIQEKKVTAFIGPSGCGKSTLLRTFNRMFELYPGQRAEGEIMLDGENLLTTKTDISLIRAKIGMVFQKPTPFPMSIYDNIAFGVRLFERLSKGEMDERVEWALSKAALWNEVKDKLHQSGNSLSGGQQQRLCIARGVAIKPEVLLLDEPCSALDPISTAKIEELIAELKNDYTVVIVTHNMQQAARCSDYTAYMYLGELMEFGQTDQIFVKPSRKETEDYITGRFG
- the pstS gene encoding phosphate ABC transporter substrate-binding protein PstS, with the translated sequence MFKRVFKQVSVGVALSAAVFAVQAANVTGAGASFPYPVYAKWASDYKAATNNAINYQSIGSGGGQQQIIAKTVDFGASDDPMKAADLEKNGLLQFPAVIGGTVPVVHIDGVEPGKLKLSGTVLADIFLGKIKKWDDNAIKALNPDVKLPSADIIVVHRSDGSGTTFGWTNYLSKVSADWKSQVGEGKAVKWPTGQGGKGNEGVAAYVGQLKNSIGYVEYAYAKQNKLAWTQLQNKDGKFVQPEQSAFAAAAANADWKSAPGMGVILTNEPGADSWPVTAATFILIHKSQAKPAQGKAVLDFFDWAFKNGAKSAADLDYVPLPEAVTTQIRAAWGEIKAADGTPVWK
- the pstC gene encoding phosphate ABC transporter permease subunit PstC — encoded protein: MSAVMDNSVPLPPSVADSVTTGTPSPMKQNKNALMDALFKNLTRLFAFLVFILLAAILVSLIYGSRESLAKYGLSFLWLNDWDPVNQNYGAVVPIIGTLLTSAIALIIAVPVSFGIAIFLTELSPTWLRRPLGTAVEMLAAIPSIIYGMWGLFVFVPVFQQYVQPFLIATLGNVPIIGGLFAGPPFGIGIFTAGLILSIMIIPFIAAVMRDVFELVPAMLKESAYGLGSTTWEVMWRVVLPFTKSGVIGGIMLGLGRALGETMAVTFVIGNAFKWSGSLFSPGNSIASALANEFNEAGGIQKSALLELGLILFLITTIVLALAKVLLVRLSAGEGKKS
- a CDS encoding Bug family tripartite tricarboxylate transporter substrate binding protein, with the translated sequence MALPCLPTILRAGIAAALTLGASAASAQADFPNRPVTLIVSAAPGGTTDIAARLIAQPLGVALGQSVVVENKPGASGGIAAQTVARAKADGYTLLLQYSGFQVITPHVTPTAGWDPVKDFAPVANVLSAPQVVVVRPDLPINSLKELVAYAKANPGKLNYASSGNGSLQQVATELLNQMAGTQITHIPYKGTGPALNDLLGGAVDMTITTPPPLLGQIAAGKLRALAVTGNTRLPSLPNVPTAAEAGYPDLIVSSWFAMYAPKDTPAPVVDKIAGEIQKIMKTDAFRQKAAEQGAEAIFMGPKELGAYTQSELDRWGKVVKAAKITAN